The Sphingorhabdus lutea genome segment ACAAATCGGCAAGGCCATCGACAAAGCGTTGATTGGCATTTTGGTCAATAATACCGCCGGGGGATAGTTGCAGGCGGTTTATCCCCAATTCGTAAATTAACGCGGTTTTACGATCGACTATTTTTTCAAGCGGCGCAGAAGATGCAATGGAATAATAGCTTGGCACAGAAAGATATTCCTGTGACGCTGCGTTAATCCATATACCGCCCACTTTTTGTTTTTCGCGTATGATAATGGATTGGTCAGGCCCGCGTAATATGACAACAACATCAATTTTATCATGCCGTTCAATATCTTTATTGATGATAGCGCCAAATAATAACAGCTCGGTCCCGCTGAAGCTGGACCTTATCTCCACCTTGCTTTGAGAAATATCGGGCACTAATTTCGGCTCTGCATGCAGCATATTTGCCGTGATTAAGCAACAAAACGCCGTCAGGATGAAAGAAATGCGCAGCATCATAATAAATGCACCGAATAAATTTCATCAGGTTGATAGCCAAGCCCCAATGCCATTCGAATTGCCACCAACAACACAATAACCGCCAATGCAAATCGTAAATAGGTGGGGCGGAATTTATATGCCAATCGCGCACCAATTTGCGCGCCGGTCACACTGCCCACCAACAATAACACCACCAATACAATATCCACCGCCTTGGTCGTCAAACTATGTGTCATGGTGGCCGCAATGGTGACAAATAATATTTGGAATAACGACGTCCCCACCACTACCTGTGCGCCCATGCCCAAAATATATAACATGGCCGGCACCATGATGAAACCGCCGCCAACGCCCAATAACATTGTTAATATACCGGTTATAAAACCCAAAAATAATGGGGCGATTGGCGAAATATATAAATTTGAACGGTAAAAACGCCATCTAAAGGGCAGGCTGGCCACAAGGGGGTGATGACGCCGTTTCGCCGCGCTTACTCTAGTTCCTAATCTTTCCGCCTTTATCGCAAGCCAGCTTTCCTTTGCCATCATCCCGCCAATCCATCCCAGCATGATGACATAAATAATGTTAATCACCGTATCAATTTGGCCCAAACTTTCCAACCAGCTGAATAAAAATGCGCCTGCCAAAGTGCCCACTAATCCGCCGACAACCATCACCAAGCCCATATGCACATCCACACCGCCGCGCCGCATATGCGCCGCAATGCCCGACACGCTGGTTCCTGTTACTTGGGTGGAGGCAGAGGCGGCGGCAACCGTTGGCGGAATGCCATAGAAAATCAACAAGGGGGTGGTCAAAAATCCGCCGCCCACGCCAAATAATCCGGATAAAATACCGACCAATCCACCCAATAATATAATCAACAGGGCGTTGACCGATAAATTGGCAATGGGCAGATAAATTTCCATATTTTATGATATACCTCTTTTTTTATCGAATAGCTGCTTTCGCGCCAAGGTCCAACCGCTTTATTTCCATAAAGCGTCAATTGGCATAGGATTTTTTCTCCCAACATATTTTGCCCGTTAAACTGGGCCAATTCCATCATAATAAATGCGGGTTAAATATTGGGATTAAAATCCTGCGCTGATGGTGATGGCCGGACCTGATTTATTGGCGGCATTTCCGGCAATGCGCATGCGCCAATCCGCCGACAGCTGAATATTGCTATTATTGGGTTTTAGGTGAAAATTTATTGTCGGGCCAATGTCAATTCGGGCTATTTTATCCTGTGGTGCGCGTTCATATTGCCCCGCCGCCCATATGCCGCCGCCCAAATTTACACCTAATTTATTCTTGGTAAAAACCTGCCTTGTAATTTTAAAATTTGCGTCGCCAAATGCACCTTGCCGGGTGCCAAAATAATATCCCGCCTGTGCATATCCCGATGCACGAATATTTTGGGTCAATTTAATATTATCCTTGCCCCCTGCGGCGAACAAAATCGGGCCATGTGCGCCATTATTTCGGGCGCGATATTCGGCATTTATTGACAGGGGCAAAGCGGGGGAGGGTATATAGCTGATGCCTAGGGAGGCATCCTTGTCATTGGCGATATTATCTTGAAATGGGCCAATGGCACTGCTGATGCGGGAATATATGGATAATGACTGGCCAGATGGCCCAGAAATAATCCGATATTTCACCAAAATCGCGGCCTGTGACCCACCATAAGAGGGGGATAATATGCCAAGCGAGCTGTTTCTTTCAAATTGATCAGGCCGAATATAGGCATAGGCATAAAGTGAGAATTTTTTGTCATTATGGGATGATGATAATTGTTTTGTAACAATAGTTGTTGCATTTTTTCCATTTAATGGCTTGGTCGTTTGATTGGCGGAAAATAAGGGTTCATTCTGGGCAGCTGCATTTGGAAATTTGGGGTATAAATGTGGATATAAAATTGCCTGCGCCCTTTGTTCGCCAGCCGCTTTTTCTGCCATATTCATGGCGAAGGGTATAGGGCGGAAGGTGCGGGGCGCTGAAATATATTGTGTGTTTTTATGCTGATTATAAATAAAATGGGTCAGGGTAAAATCAGCATTTTTCTCAACTGCATTTTTCTCAACAGTTTTTTTGCCCAATTTCATCAATGCAGGGGCATGATGAATTTCGGGTGCAGGGCTTTGTGATGCAATGATAATGGCCCGGCAAAATATCCATCCGCCGATTATCATTGCCAATGCCGAAATGGGCTTTCCCTTTTTTACATATTGTTTCATATATTTTGCTCTTTTTCATGGGCAATATTAAGAGCGTTATCATGGCCAAAATGTGCTGGGTTAACATGCATCTGCGCGGTGGCAGGAAAGTGTAAATGGCTGGTTTTTTCCCAAATAAGCCGCTGCCCCTTTAACCATTTGACATATGCCCAAATGGCCCGCCGTACGGCTAATATGGCGATAAGATTGGAAATAAAAATGCGCGGAACGGAATATAAGGATTGTTTCAAGCCATATAGGCGATAGGTAAAGCTGGCCCGCATGATGACGCGCCACAGCATAAAAATAGCATTTAATGTTAATAAAATAATCGCCGAATGGGGCAATGGTTTTTGCTGTGTCAGCCCAAATGCCTGTGCGGTCCAGATTATGCCCGATAATATTATCAATATATAACATGCGAATAGGATGATGGCGACAAAAGGCCCTTTGCGGTCTTGCATTCGCATCCAATTATCCATGGGCGATGCGCCCCACCCCAGCCTGTCCCATCCGTTTAGGGCAATGCCCAATAACCAGCGGCTTTTTTGTTTTACCGCATTTTCCATTTTGTCGGGGAAACATGATTTGGTGCCGACCCTTTCTCCATGGGCGTCCAACATATCGGCGATGGCGCCGCTTGCGCCCATTTGGGATAATTTTATGCCAAGCTCATAATCCTCGGTCAGGCTGTCTTCATCAAATGGCAGATTATGATGTTGCAGAGCAAGCCGTGCAATCCACTCGCGGTTAATGGCGCAGCCCACACCCGCCATGGGCATGCCCGTGGATAACCATTCACGCACCATCATTTGTTTGGCATGTGACTCAGCAAATTCATCACAATAATGCCCGCTGATAAAGGGGGACTTCGCAACGGGTTGCGGAATGACCGGCAATTGAACAAAGGCATGTCGGCGCAATAAATGTGCATAAATGGCCAATGAATCGGCATGGACCATATCTTCGGCATCGTGCAGGATAATCGCCTGCGCCTTAAACCCAGAATTTAACTCATCTGTTTGAAGCGCTTTCCAAATCATATTTAGACAATTAGCCTTGGTCGTCGGGCCATTTTTGTCGCAAATCACCAATGTAATTTTGGGGTTTATACGCGCCGCCAATTTAATCTGCTTTATCCCATCAGGATCATTGGGATAGGCACCAACATATATTTTATAGGCAAAGGGTGTGTGGGATAAGGTGCTGGTTAAATTATTCAGCATTTGGGCAATGATGCTTCCTTCATTCCATGTTGGGATAAAGAAAGCAAAGAGGCTTTTCGGAGCAATTGATTGCGGCAGAGGAAGCTGATTTGACCGCATGGGCGGTGCGGAATGATAATATAATTTTTTGCGTTGCCGCCGTTTATAAAACCAATAAATATCGACCGCGACATCATCTAGGGCCAGAATTAAAATCCAAAAGCCGCAAAAAAGCATTAATTCATATAATATGATCGTCAAAGCACCGAATATATTTTCGGCCATATCAAATTGCCCCCAATAACTATTTGACACAAAAGGATTACTGTCCCTTTCATTGCCTGATTAGTGTTAAAAATATTATTCCGCAATTGCAAAAAGGGCATGATTTATTTTTATATTGATATTGGGTTTTGCGCGACTTCGCGCTATCAAGGGGCAATTGTAAAATAAAAGATGAAATAGGTTATATAAAATGGGCGCACAAAATAATAATGAACGCAAAAATGTCTCGGCACTTCGTGATTTTTTACAAAGTGAGGCAGCAGGCGGCATATTATTGATGTTGGCCGCGGCATTGGCAATGATTGTCGCAAATAGCAGTTGGTCGCATTATTATCATGATATATTGCATGACCCCATTGGCCCGACATTGACCGATAAATTAGGGCCAATGACCATCCATTTATGGATAAATGATGGGTTAATGGCCATCTTCTTTTTCCTTGTTGGGTTGGAAATTAAACGCGAATTTATCGACGGGCGGCTATCATCATGGGAAAAAAGACGCCTGCCCATTGTGGCGGCGGCG includes the following:
- a CDS encoding glycosyl transferase family protein; translated protein: MAENIFGALTIILYELMLFCGFWILILALDDVAVDIYWFYKRRQRKKLYYHSAPPMRSNQLPLPQSIAPKSLFAFFIPTWNEGSIIAQMLNNLTSTLSHTPFAYKIYVGAYPNDPDGIKQIKLAARINPKITLVICDKNGPTTKANCLNMIWKALQTDELNSGFKAQAIILHDAEDMVHADSLAIYAHLLRRHAFVQLPVIPQPVAKSPFISGHYCDEFAESHAKQMMVREWLSTGMPMAGVGCAINREWIARLALQHHNLPFDEDSLTEDYELGIKLSQMGASGAIADMLDAHGERVGTKSCFPDKMENAVKQKSRWLLGIALNGWDRLGWGASPMDNWMRMQDRKGPFVAIILFACYILIILSGIIWTAQAFGLTQQKPLPHSAIILLTLNAIFMLWRVIMRASFTYRLYGLKQSLYSVPRIFISNLIAILAVRRAIWAYVKWLKGQRLIWEKTSHLHFPATAQMHVNPAHFGHDNALNIAHEKEQNI
- a CDS encoding TIGR02186 family protein, which gives rise to MLHAEPKLVPDISQSKVEIRSSFSGTELLLFGAIINKDIERHDKIDVVVILRGPDQSIIIREKQKVGGIWINAASQEYLSVPSYYSIASSAPLEKIVDRKTALIYELGINRLQLSPGGIIDQNANQRFVDGLADLLQRKSIYAERQSEVQITDNVLYRARLYLPSNVPVGTYIAETLLLSNGEVIAANDKVRVEIKKVGFEALITKLAEQYSLFYGLLAVFISLFLGWIAGRIFQK
- a CDS encoding sulfite exporter TauE/SafE family protein, with product MEIYLPIANLSVNALLIILLGGLVGILSGLFGVGGGFLTTPLLIFYGIPPTVAAASASTQVTGTSVSGIAAHMRRGGVDVHMGLVMVVGGLVGTLAGAFLFSWLESLGQIDTVINIIYVIMLGWIGGMMAKESWLAIKAERLGTRVSAAKRRHHPLVASLPFRWRFYRSNLYISPIAPLFLGFITGILTMLLGVGGGFIMVPAMLYILGMGAQVVVGTSLFQILFVTIAATMTHSLTTKAVDIVLVVLLLVGSVTGAQIGARLAYKFRPTYLRFALAVIVLLVAIRMALGLGYQPDEIYSVHLL